GGCGGGATCCGATTCGGTCACAGTCGAACGGCTTCCCTATTCGGGAATCGTGGAGACGGCCATCGCCAAGGTCTTTGTCGACGACGCGGACCCGAGGACAGACGTGCGTCGCACTGTGATTCATCGGCTGACGGTCGTTGCCACCCTGATCTTCGCGGTGGCGGCGCTCATCATCGTTGGCATCATGCTGGTCGCAGTCGTCGGCATCATGCAGCAGTAGCACTTCGACGGCACACGAATAGCGGCATCCGGGAACGGTCTCATCGCAGGCACGGGCTCGTCGCCACTGTCGAGTGGAGCCCTGCGCCTTGCACCACCCCCGCGTTGGGACTGCCGGGCAACCCGCAATGGGTGTCAGGGTTGCCCCATGAGTTCAGGCCCGGGCTGGGGCAGCCAGCCGACGCAGTACGTCTACGTTCAGCACGCCCCCAAGCCGCCGACCAACGGGCTGGCCATCGCCGGGATGGTGCTCGGCATCGTCGGGGCCGCTCTGTCGCTCATCCCGTTCGTCGGAATCTTCATGTGTTGGCTGCCGGCGCTGCTGGGGATCATCTTCGGGTTCATCGGTCTCGGCACGGCCAAGCGCATCGGTGGGTTCCGTCGGCGTGAAGCCATCGCGGCTATCGTGTGCGGGTTCCTGCCCATCCCGATCATCCTGTTCGGCGTGATGATCCTCGCCGCGATCGGTTCGGCCTCCCACACGTCCTGATGACGGCGGTTCCTGGAGGCAGCGGCGCTGCGGATCCGTCCGGGATATCGGTCGGGTCTGAACACCCCGCCTCCCCACGCGCCATAATGCCCGCATGCGCCGCGTCCCGCTCTCAACCGGTGTCGACCTGGCCATACACGAGTCCGGCCGCGGCGAAACGGTCGTGCTCCTGCACGCGTGGGGCGAGACGCACCGCTCGTTCGATCGGCTGGTCCCCTTGCTTTCGCCTGACCTTGGGCTCGTCGTACCCGATCAGCGCGGCGTCGGCGAGAGCGCGAAGCCGGCGGGCGGGTACTCGCTGACCGACGCCGGCGAGGACGTGGTCGCGCTCCTGGACGCGCTGGGGATCGACGCCTGCTGGCTGCTCGGGACGTCCAGCGGCGGCTATGTGGCGCAGCAGGTCGCGGTCGCGCATCCCGAGCGCGTGCAGGGACTCGTGCTGGTCGGGGCGCCGAGCGACCGGCAGGGACCGGTGCCGGAGACGCTCGCGCGCGTGCTGGCGTCGTTCCAGGACCCCGTCACCCGGGACGACATCCGGGCGCTCGACGGGGTGCTCCCGCTGCGCTCGCCGGTGCCGGAGGGTTTCCTCGACGACCAGTCGACCTCGGCGTTGACCATCCCGCTGGCGGTCTGGGTGGCGGGAATCGAGGGGCTCGTCGCCGCGCCGCCGCCGCTCCGGAGCGGGACGATCGCGGTGCCGACCCTGATCCTGTGGGGCGCGCAGGACGACATCCTGCCCGCCTCGCAGGCGCAAGAGCTCGCGGCGGCGATCGACGTCAGCCGGCTGGTGATCTACGAGGAGACGGGGCACCTGGTCCTGTGGGAGCGGCCGGAGCGGGTCGCGGCGGACGCGGCGGCGTTCATCGCGGCGAACACGTCAGGGCGCGGTTCGGCGGCTGACCGCGCTGAACCATCCACCCGCCCACCCCGTGTACCTCACAGGAGGACGCACGCCGTGACGACCCCACGGCCCGACCCATGACCATTCGCACCGAGAGCAGGATCGTCGTCGCCGGCAGTGTCCGCGACGTGTGGGACTACCTGAGCGACGTCGGGCGCTGGGCCGAGTGGGCGCCCACGGTGCTCGAATGCAACGTCCGGGGCGGCGGGTCGCTCGTCGCCGGCGGGTGGATCGATCAGCGGGCGAGGGACTTCCGGCGGGAGCATCGTCGCAGTGAGCGGATCACCGACGTCGACGCGCCGCACACGATGGGGTTCGCGGGCACCATCGGGTCCTCGCCGGCGCGCTGGGGCATGGAGATCCTGCCGGCGGGCGAGGACAGCACCGACGCCATCATGTGGGTGGAGGTGGACCTCGCGAACGTCATGCGCCTCATTCCGCCCGGCATCCTCCGAAGCAGGATCCAGCGCACGAGCGACATCGAGATGGCCGCGATCAAGGCCGCTGTGGAGGCCGACGTCCAGGCAGGCGCGGGGTCGCCGTGACCCGGGTGGACGGCGCCCAGCGCCTGATCGAGGTCTACCGGCGGAAGGCCGCGCACTACGACCTCACCTCACGGCTGTACCCGGTGCCCGGCTACCCGCAGCGGTCGCAGCGGCTCCGCACGGTGCGGGCGCTCGGCCTCCGCCCCGGCGCGACCGTGGTGGAGGTCGCCTGCGGCACGGGACTGAACTTCCCGCTGCTGCAGGACGCGATCGGCCCGGGCGGACGGCTCATCGGGGTCGACCTGACGGACGCCATGCTCGACCGCGCCCGGTCGCGGGTCGCGGCGCACGGCTGGCGTAATGTGGAGCTGGTGCAGGCGGAGGCGGGGGAGTTCGTCTTCCCGCGAGGGGTGGATGCCATCCTGTCCACGTACGCGCTGACGCAGGTCCCGGACTGCGGCGCGGTCGTCGCTCACGGGGCTGCTGCCCTCGTCCCCGGCGGCCGCTGGGCGGTGCTCGATCTGAAGGCGCCCGACCGCACGCCGGCGTGGCTGACGCGGCTCGGGGTCGCGGCGGTGGGGAGGTCGGCCTCCCTGGACGAGTGGATCGGGCGGCGGCCGTGGGAGGTCATCCGCACGGCGATGCGTGAGGGGTTGGCGGACGCGGCGTGGGAGGAGCTGTGCTTCGGGACGGCGTTCCTCGCGACCGGGACGCGTGCGGGGGAGTCGGCCCCACGGTGAGGCGAGTCTTGCCGTCGCGCTTGCGGAGGCGGCTCACAGCGCCTACCATCGCACAAACCATCCAATAGTGGGTTTTTCCGGCCCGCCCGAGGGAGACCCCGCTTTCGATGACCGATCAACTCACCCGCACCCCGTCCGCCGTGCGGGTCGTGCTGGCCTCCCCGCTCTACCGTGGCGCGACGGTCGCGCTGTTCCTCTCCGGGCTCGGCTTCTCCGCCGCGGCCCCGCAGATCGCCCAGTTCCTGGTCAGGGACCTCGGCGCCTCGCTCACCACGGCCGGCCTCTACTACCTCACCAACCTCACCGCCCCGGTCGCCGGTTACCTGATCGGGCGGCGCTCCGACCGCACCGGGCGCCGGCTCGGGCTGTTCCGGCTCTGCGCGGTCGCAGGGTTCGCCGGCTGGCTCGCGATCGCGTTCTCCGGCGCGCTGTGGATGCCGTTCGTGATCAGCGCTGTGGTGCTCGGCTTCGCGGGCGCGGCGACCTCCCAGCTCTTCGCGGCCATCCACGACGAGCTCGCGGCGTCGCCGACCCCGGCGGCGGACGGCGTGGTGTCGATCGTGCGGATGGCGCTGACCCTCGGCTGGGTCGTCGGGCCGGTGGCCGGCGCGTTCCTCGCGGCGCAGGCGGGGCTCCGCGCGATGCTGGTCGCGACCGCGGTGTGCACGCTCGCCCAGATCGTGCCCCTCGGGACACTGCGCGAGCGCGACGACGCGACCGCGGACGACCCGGGCGCCGCGCGGCCGGTCGCGCACGTGCCGGTGCGGGCGATGGGCGCGCTCCTCGCGTTCACGGGGCTGTTCATCCTGGTGTACGCAGGCGAGCCGATCAAGTACGCGTACCTGCCGATCTACATGAACGAGCAGCTCCATTTCCCTGCCGCTCTGAGCGGCGCGATCATCGGCATCCAGCCGCTCGTCGAGCTCGTGCTGATGCCGGTCGCGGTCGTGGTCGCGCGGCGGATGGGGATGCTGCCACTCATGGTGCTCGGCGCGCTGTTCGGGGTGGGCGCGAACCTCCTCTTCGCGACGACGGGGACGGCGATCGGCCTGTTCGCGGGCCAGGTCCTGATGGGCGGAGTCTGGGGCGTCTTCGCCGGCCTCGGGATCATCGTGGCCCAGCGGCTGCTCCCCACCGCCATCGCGACGGCGTCGGCGATCTACCTCAGCGCGCCTGCGCTCAGCTCGGCGGTCGGCGGCCTTGCCGGAGGCCTCGGGGCGGGCGCGCTCGGGCTGCCCCTGGTGTTCGTGATCCCGGCGGGGCTGGCGCTGGTGGCGGCAGGCGGCCTGGTGGTTCTGAACCGGGCGGTGGGGGAGCGGGTGCGGGGGTAGGTGGGCGCGGGTCGCACCTGCTGGCCCTCCATCGCGGGTATCGGTGGATGCACGCGCGGACAGTACTCTGTGGAAGCGCCTTCCGGTGCGATCGCATCGAGAGGGTTCCCGTGAAAGCACGTCTGCGTCGGCTGGTCGTCGGAGTGGTGGCCGCCGTCGCCCTGGTCGCGGGAGCGGGTGTGCTCTCCGCGCCGGCGCAAGCCCTCCCTGCCTCGGTCAACGGCTTCGCATCCGCCAGCGTCACCATCGACTGCACGAGCCTGCAGAGCGGGTACTACACGTCGGCGCAGGTCGCGTCGACCATCACCGGACTCGCCCCGAACACGGCCTATGTGCTGGGCGCCAGCCGGTGGACGGGGTTGTACCCGACGGCGCCGCCCGATCCGTCGATCGCGCTGACGACCGACGCGAACGGGGGCGCGACCGTCGCCGGCACGCTCGCCCAGAACTTCGTGTCGGGCGCCCAATACATGGTCGAGGCGTCGCGGGTGAACTCGACCGGAGGGCAGTCCACCGTTGTGACCGCCAACACCTGCGCGAGCGGCGTCACGATGACCGGTGCGCCCACCGTGACGCTGAACTGTCCGCTGCGCTTCCTCACGACCCAGGGGGAGAGCAGTACGGAGGTCGACTTCGGCGGCGCTCTGGGCGGGTTCGTGCCGGGGCAGCCCTACCAGTTCGACTTCCTGAACACGGCGACGACGGTGCGCACCCTGGTCGGGGCCGTGGCCGACGCGAACGGCCGGCTGATCGCCAGTAAGCCCGTCACCCCGGACGGACTCATGGCGAACGGGGGCTATACCTGGAGCGTGACGAGCACGAGTCAGGCCGCACCGATCGCGCAGGGTACGCTCACGACCACCGACCCGTGTGCTCCGATCGCCAAGGCTCCGAAGCGGGCGGCCCTCTTCCACGACTCGGACGTCACCGGCGACGGCTACGGGGACCTGCTCGTCATGGACGCGGGCGGGCACCTCCTGCTCTACCCGAACGGCATCCGCTCCAACCCGGGCGGTGTGCCGTTCAGCACGCGGCGGCTCATCGGCACCGGCTGGGGCCCGAACTACGGGATGCGGCAGGTCGTCACCGGAGACCTCACCGGCGACGGCGTCGCCGAGGTGGTCGCGCTCAGGACGGACGGCACGCTCGTCGCGTACTACAACAACATCTTCAGCTCGCCCGCGGGCCTGCCGTACTCGGCGGCCACGCTGATCGGAACGGGCTGGCAGTCCTTCACGTCGATCAGCCTCGGCGACGTCGACGGCGACGGATACGCGGACATCGTCGCCGACAAGTCGGACGGCACCCGGTGGTTCTACAAGAACCGGTTCCTCACCGACCCGCTCCACCGTCCGTTCAGCACGGGCGTGCGGATCGCGAGCGACGGTCTGGTGAACGGCACGAACCTGACGACCATCGGGCTGGCCGATTTCAACGGTGACGGCTATGCCGACCTGACGCCGGGAGGCGCGGCCATCGACCTCAACCGCACTCCGGCCGGGAACAGCACGCCCTTCCCCGCGTCCGTGCCGTTCACTCCGTCGAGCAGCATGAACGCGCCCCTCGGCGGATGGTCGACGGGCGACTACGAAGGCCGCGGCTCCTCCGGCATCGTGGTCGCGAACCCCTACAACAACGGGCAGCTGCTGTACCTGAAGGATCCCCTCGTCCCCGGCGAGCAGCCGCGGGTCATCGGATCGGGGTGGTCGTTCTTCCTCACCCTGATCCAGTAGCGCCGCGCGACGCTAGCCGATCCAGCTCATGCCGTTCCAGCCTTCCCCGATCTGGTACGGCGCGCCCCAGCCTCCCTGGCCGTCGGTCGGGTAGAGCCAGAGCGTGCCGCTGCTGTCGCGGGCGACGACGTCGGTGATGCCGTCGCCGTCGAAGTCGCCGACGGAGAGGATGCTGGTCATGCCGTTCCAGCCGTAGCCCACGACGTCGGCCCCGGTCCAACCGGTGGGCGTGTGGTAGTAGGCGAGGAGCTGGCCTGCGCTGTTGCGCGCGAGGAGGTCGGGGTTGCCGTCGCCGTCGAAGTCGCCGGGGGAGAGGATGGCGGTCATCACATTCCAGCCGGAGCCGATGTCGCTGGGCGTGCCCCAGCCGCCCTGTCCGTTCCCGGGGTAGAGGCGCAGCGTGCCGTCGGTGGTGACGGCGAGGACGTCGGGGTGGCCGTCGCCGTTGAAGTCGCCGGCGGCGACGATGCTGGTCATGATGTTCCAGCCGGAGCCGACGGCGGTTCGGGCGCCCCAGCCGCCGTGTCCGTCGCCGGGGTAGAGCCAGAGGGTTCCTGTCGCGTCGCGGGCGAGGATGTCGGGGTGGCCGTCGCCGTTGAAGTCGCCGGGGGCGATCATGGCGGTCATGCCGTTCCAGCCGGAGCCGACCCGGGTGGCGATCGGTGGAGCCCAGCCTCCGGTGCCGTCGCCGGTGTACATCAGGAGGGCGCCTGCGCTGTTGCGCGCCATCACGTCCGGGTAGCCGTCCCCGTTGAAGTCGTGCAGCCGCCAGACCGATTGCGTTACCGTGAACGGATTGCTGACGCCGCTGGCGCCGCCTGCACCCTCCGTGGCGCTCTCTTGCAGGAAGAGTACGTGGTCGCCCAGGGACGTGCCGGCCGGGATCGGCACCGCGACCGTCGCGCCTCCGACCGTGTCCGTCCTGCTGTCGGCGAGGTCGGGGCCGGAGGCGGAGTCGAGCCGGATGGCGAACGCGTTCTGGCGCTCGAGCCCGGCGATGGTCGCGGTGACCGACCCGCCGGAGGCCACGCTGTCGGGCGAGACGGACAGGCTGAAGGGGATGGTGAACCGGAAGACGATGCCCCCGAGGAACGTCTTCGTGTCACCGCTGGTAACTGTCACGCCCGGCGCCACGTAGGCGGAGCCTCCGCCGCCCGCACCGTTCGAGGTCGTCCCTCCCGCAGTGTACGTGCTGCCGCCCCCGCCGCCGGTGTAGCCGCCTCCGCCGCCACCTGCGCCCGGTGCACCGTAGCCGCCGAGCGCCGGCTGGATGACGCCGTTCACGACCGACGCCGGCCCTGACCCCGCCGACCCGGTGGGGGCGCCGGTGCTGTTGGCGCCGGGTGTGCCCGCCGTGCCACCGGACGCGCCGCCGCCGACGGCCTGTGGATTGGCGCCCGCGGTGCCTGCTGCGCCCGCGACGGACGTTCCGGAGGCGGCGATGTAGCCTCCGGAGCCGCCGACCGTGGTCGCCGTGGCCGCGCCCGTGTCGCTTCCGGTTCCGCCGCCGCCGCCCGCCACCGCGAGGAGGGTGTTCCCGATCGCGAGGTAGGTGCCCCCGCCTCCGGCGTTCTGCGTCCCGGCCGGCGCCGCCGTGCTGCCCAAGCCGTTCCCTCCGACCAGGTAGCTGAGGGTCTGTCCGGCGTACGCGGTGCCGAGGTCGATGACGAAGTGGCCGGCGCGCGAGTGGTTCGGGTTGC
This genomic stretch from Leifsonia sp. EB41 harbors:
- a CDS encoding alpha/beta fold hydrolase; the encoded protein is MRRVPLSTGVDLAIHESGRGETVVLLHAWGETHRSFDRLVPLLSPDLGLVVPDQRGVGESAKPAGGYSLTDAGEDVVALLDALGIDACWLLGTSSGGYVAQQVAVAHPERVQGLVLVGAPSDRQGPVPETLARVLASFQDPVTRDDIRALDGVLPLRSPVPEGFLDDQSTSALTIPLAVWVAGIEGLVAAPPPLRSGTIAVPTLILWGAQDDILPASQAQELAAAIDVSRLVIYEETGHLVLWERPERVAADAAAFIAANTSGRGSAADRAEPSTRPPRVPHRRTHAVTTPRPDP
- a CDS encoding SRPBCC family protein, whose translation is MTIRTESRIVVAGSVRDVWDYLSDVGRWAEWAPTVLECNVRGGGSLVAGGWIDQRARDFRREHRRSERITDVDAPHTMGFAGTIGSSPARWGMEILPAGEDSTDAIMWVEVDLANVMRLIPPGILRSRIQRTSDIEMAAIKAAVEADVQAGAGSP
- a CDS encoding class I SAM-dependent methyltransferase, with amino-acid sequence MTRVDGAQRLIEVYRRKAAHYDLTSRLYPVPGYPQRSQRLRTVRALGLRPGATVVEVACGTGLNFPLLQDAIGPGGRLIGVDLTDAMLDRARSRVAAHGWRNVELVQAEAGEFVFPRGVDAILSTYALTQVPDCGAVVAHGAAALVPGGRWAVLDLKAPDRTPAWLTRLGVAAVGRSASLDEWIGRRPWEVIRTAMREGLADAAWEELCFGTAFLATGTRAGESAPR
- a CDS encoding DUF4190 domain-containing protein, which codes for MSSGPGWGSQPTQYVYVQHAPKPPTNGLAIAGMVLGIVGAALSLIPFVGIFMCWLPALLGIIFGFIGLGTAKRIGGFRRREAIAAIVCGFLPIPIILFGVMILAAIGSASHTS
- a CDS encoding FG-GAP repeat domain-containing protein yields the protein MAFATRSAGLAAVLAVVGALALAAAPQSDGPAAAAGATATPSALTTDFYYYTGTQGSYAVPAGISDLTVELGGGGTTPVSNPNHSRAGHFVIDLGTAYAGQTLSYLVGGNGLGSTAAPAGTQNAGGGGTYLAIGNTLLAVAGGGGGTGSDTGAATATTVGGSGGYIAASGTSVAGAAGTAGANPQAVGGGASGGTAGTPGANSTGAPTGSAGSGPASVVNGVIQPALGGYGAPGAGGGGGGYTGGGGGSTYTAGGTTSNGAGGGGSAYVAPGVTVTSGDTKTFLGGIVFRFTIPFSLSVSPDSVASGGSVTATIAGLERQNAFAIRLDSASGPDLADSRTDTVGGATVAVPIPAGTSLGDHVLFLQESATEGAGGASGVSNPFTVTQSVWRLHDFNGDGYPDVMARNSAGALLMYTGDGTGGWAPPIATRVGSGWNGMTAMIAPGDFNGDGHPDILARDATGTLWLYPGDGHGGWGARTAVGSGWNIMTSIVAAGDFNGDGHPDVLAVTTDGTLRLYPGNGQGGWGTPSDIGSGWNVMTAILSPGDFDGDGNPDLLARNSAGQLLAYYHTPTGWTGADVVGYGWNGMTSILSVGDFDGDGITDVVARDSSGTLWLYPTDGQGGWGAPYQIGEGWNGMSWIG
- a CDS encoding FG-GAP repeat domain-containing protein; this encodes MKARLRRLVVGVVAAVALVAGAGVLSAPAQALPASVNGFASASVTIDCTSLQSGYYTSAQVASTITGLAPNTAYVLGASRWTGLYPTAPPDPSIALTTDANGGATVAGTLAQNFVSGAQYMVEASRVNSTGGQSTVVTANTCASGVTMTGAPTVTLNCPLRFLTTQGESSTEVDFGGALGGFVPGQPYQFDFLNTATTVRTLVGAVADANGRLIASKPVTPDGLMANGGYTWSVTSTSQAAPIAQGTLTTTDPCAPIAKAPKRAALFHDSDVTGDGYGDLLVMDAGGHLLLYPNGIRSNPGGVPFSTRRLIGTGWGPNYGMRQVVTGDLTGDGVAEVVALRTDGTLVAYYNNIFSSPAGLPYSAATLIGTGWQSFTSISLGDVDGDGYADIVADKSDGTRWFYKNRFLTDPLHRPFSTGVRIASDGLVNGTNLTTIGLADFNGDGYADLTPGGAAIDLNRTPAGNSTPFPASVPFTPSSSMNAPLGGWSTGDYEGRGSSGIVVANPYNNGQLLYLKDPLVPGEQPRVIGSGWSFFLTLIQ
- a CDS encoding MFS transporter, giving the protein MTDQLTRTPSAVRVVLASPLYRGATVALFLSGLGFSAAAPQIAQFLVRDLGASLTTAGLYYLTNLTAPVAGYLIGRRSDRTGRRLGLFRLCAVAGFAGWLAIAFSGALWMPFVISAVVLGFAGAATSQLFAAIHDELAASPTPAADGVVSIVRMALTLGWVVGPVAGAFLAAQAGLRAMLVATAVCTLAQIVPLGTLRERDDATADDPGAARPVAHVPVRAMGALLAFTGLFILVYAGEPIKYAYLPIYMNEQLHFPAALSGAIIGIQPLVELVLMPVAVVVARRMGMLPLMVLGALFGVGANLLFATTGTAIGLFAGQVLMGGVWGVFAGLGIIVAQRLLPTAIATASAIYLSAPALSSAVGGLAGGLGAGALGLPLVFVIPAGLALVAAGGLVVLNRAVGERVRG